Proteins from a single region of Runella sp. SP2:
- a CDS encoding DNA polymerase III subunit delta, with translation MLFKDIIGHDETKRALIRSVQTNHVAHAQLFDGPVGGAGIALAWAFATYVNCEDRQPEDSCGRCSSCIKMRKLVHPDVYHIFPLPRTPKEGEDLLAELTPKWRSFLEAQPYRTLSEWLGYINATGNQQGIVPIRESRGIINKLSLKSFEGEYKIMLFWQPELLNTAAANALLKILEEPPQKTLFLLISSQSDKLLTTIISRTQRVAVRAFDDDEVAQFLTQKGIDERRARQIAYLCEGNLSEAMRLTQETEDDRHAWFANWMRKCYSRDFAALVKLADEFDGLGKEKQKGIFDYTLNLFRDLFLWQNGVEDLLRLQDEELGFVQKFGKAVVPASIELLIQEMTEGYYHLERNARAKVLFLDISLTAARTMRG, from the coding sequence TTGCTGTTTAAAGATATTATCGGTCACGATGAAACCAAACGCGCACTGATTCGCTCAGTTCAAACCAACCACGTCGCTCATGCCCAGTTATTTGACGGGCCTGTAGGCGGAGCAGGTATTGCGCTGGCTTGGGCGTTTGCCACTTATGTCAATTGCGAAGACCGACAGCCTGAGGATTCTTGTGGGCGGTGTTCGTCGTGTATCAAAATGCGCAAACTCGTTCATCCCGATGTGTATCACATATTTCCTTTGCCCCGTACCCCCAAGGAAGGTGAGGATTTATTGGCCGAACTTACGCCCAAGTGGCGTTCTTTTTTGGAGGCACAACCCTACCGCACCCTGTCGGAATGGCTGGGGTACATCAACGCCACGGGAAACCAACAGGGCATCGTTCCGATACGTGAATCGCGCGGAATTATCAATAAACTTTCGCTGAAATCTTTCGAGGGCGAGTACAAAATTATGTTGTTTTGGCAACCAGAATTGCTCAATACGGCAGCGGCCAATGCACTGCTTAAAATTTTGGAAGAGCCTCCCCAAAAGACGTTGTTTTTGCTCATTTCGAGTCAGTCGGATAAGCTATTGACAACCATCATTTCGCGGACGCAACGGGTTGCAGTGCGGGCTTTTGATGACGACGAAGTGGCGCAATTTTTGACCCAAAAAGGAATCGACGAACGCCGTGCGCGGCAAATTGCGTATTTGTGTGAGGGCAATTTGTCGGAAGCTATGCGCCTAACGCAAGAAACCGAAGACGACCGACATGCGTGGTTTGCCAACTGGATGCGGAAGTGTTATTCGCGCGATTTTGCCGCTTTGGTGAAGCTGGCCGATGAGTTTGATGGCCTTGGGAAAGAAAAGCAAAAAGGGATTTTTGACTATACCCTCAATCTTTTCCGTGATTTGTTTTTGTGGCAAAACGGTGTAGAAGATTTGCTTCGTTTGCAAGATGAAGAACTGGGTTTTGTTCAAAAATTTGGTAAGGCAGTTGTGCCTGCTTCCATCGAATTACTCATTCAAGAAATGACGGAAGGGTATTACCACCTTGAACGAAATGCCCGCGCCAAAGTGCTTTTTTTGGATATTTCACTGACGGCTGCCCGAACTATGAGAGGGTAA
- a CDS encoding alpha/beta hydrolase family protein encodes MSSFFTTENAFFQGLHFITVKSNALKKRADLTVYTPSATEGVLPIVILLHGVYGSHWAWAVKGKVHETAQQLIDAGQIKPMILVMPSDGLYGDGSGYVPHKTADYERWIVEDVVEVIKEQFPQATNESPIFITGLSMGGFGAMRLGAKYPSLFRAFSGLSSITHFSQLAEFVEDFDQLQSDALEQDGVWDYLLKNKDHLPPFRLDCGSEDILIEHNRELHKNLSINDIQHTYQEFSGGHSWEYWEEHIADTLLFFNQYV; translated from the coding sequence ATGAGTTCATTTTTTACGACTGAAAATGCCTTTTTTCAAGGTTTACACTTTATCACCGTTAAAAGTAATGCGTTGAAAAAACGGGCAGATTTGACCGTTTACACCCCCTCAGCCACCGAGGGAGTGCTACCTATTGTCATTTTGTTGCACGGAGTGTATGGCAGTCATTGGGCTTGGGCAGTAAAAGGAAAAGTACACGAAACGGCACAACAACTCATAGACGCGGGGCAAATCAAACCCATGATATTGGTGATGCCGTCTGATGGATTGTACGGTGATGGCAGTGGTTATGTACCCCACAAAACCGCCGATTACGAGCGCTGGATTGTAGAAGATGTGGTAGAAGTAATAAAAGAGCAGTTCCCGCAAGCGACGAACGAGTCCCCCATTTTTATTACGGGGCTGTCGATGGGTGGTTTTGGAGCAATGCGCTTGGGAGCAAAATACCCCAGTTTGTTTCGGGCATTTTCGGGCTTGTCAAGTATCACCCATTTTAGTCAGCTTGCTGAGTTTGTGGAAGATTTCGACCAACTACAATCAGATGCGTTGGAACAAGACGGCGTTTGGGACTATTTGCTCAAAAACAAAGACCATTTACCTCCTTTCCGTCTCGATTGTGGCAGCGAAGATATTTTAATTGAGCACAACCGAGAATTACACAAAAACCTATCTATCAACGACATACAACACACCTACCAAGAATTTTCAGGTGGTCATTCGTGGGAGTATTGGGAAGAACACATAGCGGATACACTGCTGTTTTTTAATCAATACGTTTAA
- a CDS encoding NADPH-dependent F420 reductase has protein sequence MKIAIIGSGNVGGALAQKFIGAGHTVLMGAKFPLSDKSIKLATQIGEDRFASIESAVQQCEVIVLATPAPMAVEVAQSLGDTTGKVIIDTMNIVMGRGPAGFTNTSEAILANIATTDVVKCFNTTGFNNMLDPTYGDHAIDAFVAGDSEKGKAIASQLALDAGFGACYDVGGNDKFQLMEQFAFFWINLAMFKGQGRDIGFKLLTR, from the coding sequence ATGAAAATTGCAATCATTGGCTCAGGCAACGTCGGCGGGGCGTTGGCTCAGAAGTTTATCGGTGCAGGACATACCGTCTTAATGGGAGCAAAGTTTCCGTTGAGCGACAAGTCAATCAAACTCGCCACCCAAATCGGTGAAGATAGATTCGCAAGCATCGAAAGTGCCGTTCAACAATGCGAAGTCATCGTGCTTGCTACGCCCGCACCCATGGCCGTAGAAGTAGCTCAATCGCTGGGCGATACCACGGGAAAAGTTATCATCGACACCATGAACATCGTGATGGGGCGCGGCCCCGCAGGTTTTACCAATACCTCGGAAGCCATTTTGGCCAACATCGCCACCACCGATGTCGTAAAGTGTTTTAACACCACAGGCTTTAACAACATGCTCGACCCTACTTATGGTGACCACGCCATCGACGCATTTGTGGCGGGTGACTCAGAAAAAGGCAAAGCCATCGCTTCGCAATTAGCGTTGGATGCGGGTTTTGGTGCTTGCTACGATGTGGGCGGAAATGACAAATTCCAACTCATGGAACAGTTTGCATTCTTTTGGATAAACCTTGCGATGTTCAAAGGCCAAGGCCGCGACATTGGTTTTAAGCTATTGACACGCTAG
- a CDS encoding bestrophin family protein: protein MILRKVFNPIAVARYMLTELLVSTLLTVGVFFLYHNQHLEKVVLPFSVAAILGSALAIFLAFRNNNSYSRWWEARTLWGSIINNSRIFARQIIANADNAVAVGKASPQQVDDYKKELIYRQIAFAHALRLHLRRQDSWDEVKHLLSEHEYQHLLQKTNKPNYLLQNQGIRIKEGMRSEILGAFDNISLEPTLAGFNNFQGACERIKNTPLLRQYHFFTKLFMLVFMVILPFSLISDFNKMGIPALMIPVSMLVSFVFGVMGKVGEVNEDPFENRITDVPMTSICNTIERDLKEMLEERNLPAKIEAQNGFLH, encoded by the coding sequence ATGATTCTACGCAAAGTATTTAACCCCATTGCCGTCGCTCGATACATGCTTACCGAGTTACTGGTTTCTACTTTACTTACGGTAGGCGTATTTTTTTTGTATCACAATCAGCACCTTGAAAAAGTAGTTTTACCCTTTTCTGTCGCGGCCATTTTAGGGAGTGCGTTGGCCATTTTTTTAGCTTTTCGCAACAACAATTCCTACAGTCGTTGGTGGGAAGCTCGCACCCTTTGGGGGAGTATTATTAACAATAGTCGAATTTTTGCCCGCCAAATCATCGCCAATGCCGACAACGCCGTCGCGGTTGGCAAAGCCTCCCCACAGCAGGTCGATGATTACAAAAAGGAATTGATTTACCGTCAAATTGCCTTTGCTCATGCGCTACGCTTACACCTTCGTCGTCAGGATTCATGGGACGAGGTCAAACACTTATTGTCAGAACATGAGTACCAACACCTCCTCCAAAAAACTAACAAACCCAACTATTTACTTCAAAATCAAGGTATTCGTATCAAAGAAGGAATGCGTTCAGAAATTTTAGGAGCATTCGACAACATTAGTCTCGAACCTACACTAGCGGGTTTTAATAATTTTCAAGGAGCGTGCGAACGCATTAAAAACACGCCCCTTCTGCGTCAATACCATTTTTTCACCAAATTATTTATGCTGGTGTTTATGGTTATTCTTCCGTTTTCGTTGATAAGTGACTTCAACAAAATGGGCATTCCTGCCCTGATGATTCCCGTGAGTATGCTCGTTTCGTTTGTGTTTGGGGTAATGGGTAAAGTAGGTGAAGTCAACGAAGACCCGTTTGAGAATCGAATCACCGATGTTCCGATGACGTCTATTTGCAATACCATTGAGCGAGACTTGAAAGAAATGCTGGAAGAACGTAACTTACCTGCAAAAATTGAAGCTCAAAACGGATTTCTCCACTAA
- a CDS encoding alcohol dehydrogenase catalytic domain-containing protein, producing MLQSKAAIADGNGHFSIQNITVADPQGDEVLVEIKAAGVCHTDWDSQSWGKPLVMGHEGAGIIKRVGNRVKSLQVGDKVMLNWAIPCYECFQCQEGNQHICERNSAVTAGNKLSEGHATFSSTTYNDVPIERAFSLGTMSEYTLVREAACVKMHVEMPFASAAIVGCGVMTGYGSVVNAAKVKPGTSVVVLGTGGVGLNVIQGARIAGAGKIIAVDINPLRLEMAKEYGATHTVLAEKTDKGLSNASKVVKTMTNGRGADYAFECTAIPELGAAPLAMVRNAGMAVQVSGIEQEIVIDMNLFEWDKVYINPLYGKTRPQIDFPILQDLYAKGALILDEMVTRTYSLSDLSQAFADMHAGVNAKGVIVF from the coding sequence ATGTTACAATCCAAAGCCGCCATTGCCGATGGCAACGGTCATTTTTCCATTCAAAACATCACCGTAGCCGACCCACAAGGTGATGAGGTATTGGTAGAAATCAAAGCCGCAGGAGTATGCCATACCGACTGGGATTCGCAGTCGTGGGGAAAGCCGCTGGTAATGGGACATGAAGGGGCTGGTATTATAAAAAGAGTAGGGAATCGCGTAAAATCGCTGCAAGTGGGTGACAAAGTAATGCTCAATTGGGCGATTCCCTGCTATGAATGTTTTCAATGCCAAGAAGGAAATCAGCACATTTGCGAACGTAATTCGGCCGTCACGGCGGGGAATAAACTAAGCGAAGGACACGCCACTTTTAGTTCAACCACCTACAACGATGTACCAATTGAGCGCGCTTTTAGCCTCGGCACCATGTCCGAATACACCCTTGTGCGTGAGGCCGCTTGTGTAAAAATGCACGTTGAGATGCCGTTCGCTTCTGCGGCGATTGTGGGTTGTGGCGTAATGACGGGCTACGGGTCGGTAGTGAATGCGGCCAAGGTAAAACCAGGCACATCGGTGGTAGTGTTGGGTACGGGCGGTGTAGGTCTGAATGTTATCCAAGGCGCACGCATCGCAGGCGCTGGCAAAATCATTGCCGTCGATATCAATCCTTTACGGCTCGAAATGGCCAAAGAATACGGCGCCACGCACACGGTTCTGGCCGAAAAAACCGACAAAGGTTTGTCGAATGCGTCAAAAGTAGTCAAAACCATGACCAACGGGCGCGGCGCTGATTATGCATTTGAGTGCACAGCCATTCCAGAATTGGGGGCAGCACCGTTGGCGATGGTTCGAAATGCGGGCATGGCAGTGCAGGTCAGCGGCATAGAGCAGGAGATTGTGATTGATATGAATCTATTTGAATGGGATAAGGTGTATATCAATCCATTGTACGGCAAGACCCGTCCACAAATAGACTTCCCCATTTTGCAAGACCTCTACGCCAAAGGTGCTTTGATTTTAGACGAAATGGTGACCCGCACTTACTCGCTTAGCGATTTATCGCAGGCGTTTGCCGACATGCACGCGGGCGTGAATGCCAAAGGAGTCATTGTGTTTTAA
- a CDS encoding HopJ type III effector protein: MILDKIKANEISFQEVIAHIEANFEFTPTAFKNGETYNEAGQNSGSCKVFSFAKIAGLSQQETLHCFGDFYNKDVLGNPDGNDHQNIRNFIKYGWDGIQFEGEALKAK; the protein is encoded by the coding sequence ATGATTTTAGATAAAATTAAAGCCAACGAAATCAGTTTTCAAGAAGTGATTGCCCACATTGAGGCAAATTTTGAATTTACCCCTACGGCCTTCAAAAACGGCGAAACGTACAATGAGGCAGGACAAAATTCAGGTTCGTGCAAAGTATTTTCTTTTGCCAAAATAGCTGGCTTGAGCCAACAAGAAACTTTGCATTGCTTTGGTGATTTTTACAACAAAGACGTCCTCGGTAACCCCGACGGCAACGATCACCAAAACATCCGCAACTTTATCAAGTACGGCTGGGACGGTATTCAGTTTGAAGGCGAAGCATTAAAAGCGAAATAA
- a CDS encoding potassium channel family protein has translation MKKHLLKYRFEFLLSILTLAIFDKIVIFSDTIYSSYVWPTNMLLLGVGSFGLFHDQNLLIKWVKNILIISVIAVPIAARTIFVNSVLTQVALWSYLLFYTIIFTEVIRQIINKNEVTESIIMGSLSGFLLIIVVASFSFLLIDFHLPNAFQNLQGTTIPEKYHQVVYFSSITLTTIGYGDITPKADNARLLAAFWGVVGQFYMVAVVGIIISKFTSK, from the coding sequence ATGAAAAAGCACTTACTGAAATACAGATTTGAGTTTTTACTCAGCATTTTGACCCTCGCTATTTTTGATAAAATCGTCATTTTCTCCGATACTATTTACTCCAGTTATGTTTGGCCTACCAACATGCTTTTGTTGGGCGTAGGGTCGTTTGGCTTATTTCACGACCAAAATTTGCTGATAAAGTGGGTAAAAAATATTTTAATTATTTCAGTAATCGCCGTACCGATAGCGGCACGAACTATCTTCGTCAATTCGGTACTGACCCAGGTTGCCTTATGGTCTTATTTGCTTTTTTATACCATTATTTTCACCGAGGTTATCAGGCAAATTATCAATAAAAACGAAGTAACCGAAAGCATCATCATGGGGTCGTTAAGTGGCTTTTTACTCATCATTGTCGTCGCTTCTTTTAGCTTTTTACTTATCGACTTTCATCTTCCCAATGCTTTCCAAAATCTCCAAGGAACGACTATTCCAGAGAAGTACCATCAAGTCGTTTATTTTAGTAGCATTACCCTAACGACCATTGGGTACGGCGACATCACCCCCAAGGCCGACAATGCTAGGCTATTAGCTGCTTTTTGGGGTGTAGTAGGGCAGTTTTATATGGTGGCCGTCGTCGGTATTATCATTTCAAAATTCACCTCTAAATAA
- a CDS encoding helix-turn-helix domain-containing protein, whose protein sequence is MGDFRYNGKMYYNPVEFAMDRIGGTWKMPILWRLKDRVMRYSELQKDIPHISQKMLTTQLRELEEDGFVVRKVYAVVPPKTEYTITERGLRAIEVVKVIRNYGLELMAEMGISDTI, encoded by the coding sequence ATGGGAGATTTTAGATACAACGGCAAAATGTATTACAATCCAGTAGAGTTCGCAATGGACCGAATTGGAGGGACGTGGAAAATGCCGATTTTGTGGCGGTTGAAAGACCGTGTTATGCGGTACAGTGAGTTACAGAAAGACATCCCGCACATATCGCAAAAAATGCTTACTACTCAACTGCGCGAACTCGAAGAGGATGGGTTTGTGGTAAGAAAAGTATATGCAGTGGTGCCACCCAAAACCGAATACACCATCACCGAACGCGGACTTCGCGCCATTGAAGTAGTGAAGGTTATCAGAAACTATGGGTTAGAATTGATGGCAGAGATGGGGATAAGTGATACAATTTAA
- a CDS encoding response regulator transcription factor, with amino-acid sequence MNQKQRILLVEDDLSMGFLLTEFLEDNGFEVKLCRDGESGLVALQRSPFDLCIFDIMMPNMDGFTLAQHCRAKSTTTPFLFLTARSLKDDKLKGFELGAEDYITKPFDEDELLCRIKVLLRRQVSPATAVPSQRFSIGAYVFDYSRQELTYQNETWRLTETENEVLKLLCQHQNQILRREDAVEKIYGKKDYFLGRSFDVFISKLRKMLQHDPRISIDNVFRVGFILNVQTDTILPISSQV; translated from the coding sequence ATGAATCAAAAACAACGCATTTTACTGGTAGAAGATGACCTCAGCATGGGCTTTTTGCTGACAGAGTTTTTGGAGGACAATGGCTTTGAAGTAAAACTGTGCCGCGACGGAGAAAGTGGACTTGTCGCCCTTCAACGTAGCCCGTTTGACCTATGTATTTTTGACATAATGATGCCCAACATGGATGGTTTTACGCTGGCACAACATTGTCGAGCAAAATCAACAACCACTCCATTCTTATTTTTAACAGCACGGTCTCTCAAAGACGACAAACTCAAAGGGTTTGAGTTGGGTGCCGAAGATTACATTACCAAGCCCTTTGACGAAGACGAGTTGCTGTGCCGTATCAAAGTGCTACTGCGTCGGCAAGTCTCCCCTGCTACCGCCGTGCCCAGCCAACGGTTTTCCATCGGTGCGTATGTGTTTGATTATTCGAGGCAAGAGCTAACGTACCAAAACGAAACGTGGCGCTTGACCGAAACCGAGAACGAAGTATTAAAACTACTGTGTCAGCACCAAAACCAAATCTTGAGACGTGAAGATGCTGTGGAGAAAATTTATGGCAAAAAGGACTATTTCTTAGGTCGGAGTTTTGACGTTTTTATTTCAAAACTTCGCAAAATGCTCCAGCACGACCCCCGTATTAGCATCGACAATGTATTTCGGGTGGGTTTCATTTTAAATGTACAAACCGACACTATTTTGCCAATTTCTTCCCAGGTTTAG
- a CDS encoding type 1 glutamine amidotransferase domain-containing protein, whose protein sequence is MITEINSYVHFHGAPTKGKILMVASSPSISQQTGWPIGFWVAELTHPLRVFQEAGYEVELVSTEGGKLEMDTYSNPTDASGYSAHDVISLGYMQQQWFNEMLTNTKKLTEVKADEYDAIFLVGGQGPMYTFRGNQELEKLFANFYEAGKPSAAVCHSTTLLLEAKKSNGELIVAGKTWTGFADAEEEFADQAVGMKIQPYRIETEAQKLAGTTFKVAAPFSSYAIQDGNLITGQQQNSGAAAAELVVKSLGN, encoded by the coding sequence ATGATTACAGAAATTAACAGCTACGTTCATTTCCACGGCGCACCTACTAAGGGCAAAATTTTAATGGTGGCTAGTTCGCCAAGTATCTCACAGCAAACAGGTTGGCCCATTGGATTTTGGGTGGCAGAGCTTACGCATCCACTTCGTGTTTTCCAAGAAGCAGGCTATGAAGTAGAGCTGGTTTCGACCGAAGGTGGAAAATTGGAGATGGACACCTACTCTAATCCCACCGATGCCAGTGGCTATTCTGCCCACGACGTAATTTCGTTGGGCTACATGCAACAGCAGTGGTTCAACGAGATGCTCACCAACACCAAAAAACTAACCGAAGTAAAGGCAGACGAGTACGATGCCATCTTTTTGGTAGGTGGCCAAGGGCCGATGTACACGTTTAGAGGCAACCAAGAACTAGAAAAACTTTTTGCGAATTTCTACGAAGCTGGCAAGCCCAGTGCCGCCGTTTGTCACTCGACAACGTTGTTGCTCGAAGCTAAAAAATCAAACGGAGAATTGATTGTTGCGGGAAAAACGTGGACGGGTTTTGCCGATGCCGAAGAAGAATTTGCTGACCAAGCCGTGGGCATGAAAATTCAGCCCTACCGCATTGAAACCGAAGCGCAAAAATTAGCAGGAACGACTTTCAAAGTAGCCGCACCATTCTCTTCGTATGCGATTCAAGACGGAAATTTGATTACGGGTCAACAGCAAAATTCGGGTGCCGCAGCGGCTGAATTAGTGGTAAAATCGTTGGGTAATTAA
- a CDS encoding sensor histidine kinase KdpD, whose amino-acid sequence MKIQRNNLSVILIASALGGIALVVIQLIWMRHSWQLSEEIFNQRVSMALCATIETYDGGSLCAGSHCSMAKNSETLILANVNDLPAGLIDKPDFRTELNKTLAFYQIDLDYQLSLSTTKQCQPDVYQTVVSLPSLKGNEAYLRMSFPNKKSFILRSMNLMMFATVVILIFVTVLLLLVNWSLMKQKRLLQTNVDFFNNMAHEFRTPLSNIGLAVNMLSKKHSELKDNQLIDIIRRENKQLLHEVERVLQLAKVENGDYALEKERVSVSQLLQNAIDSLSMPIAERQATLLLEDVPDDLYIFGDKQHLGNVFRNLLDNALKYTKERPLIRISVQTDDKGVIVAVQDNGIGIPTNQREMIFEKFQRIHHGDKHAAKGFGLGLAYVKSMIELHNGFVRVSSEENRGSKFEVYLPTVSNEGLTRSDDSKTVKNRQSMV is encoded by the coding sequence ATGAAAATTCAACGAAACAACCTATCGGTCATTCTTATCGCGTCGGCACTGGGAGGAATTGCGCTGGTAGTAATTCAATTGATTTGGATGCGGCACTCCTGGCAACTCTCAGAAGAGATTTTTAATCAGCGCGTGTCGATGGCGCTTTGTGCTACCATCGAAACCTACGACGGTGGTTCTTTGTGCGCGGGGAGTCATTGTTCGATGGCCAAAAACTCGGAAACGCTTATCCTCGCCAACGTCAATGATTTACCCGCAGGTTTGATTGACAAGCCCGATTTTCGAACCGAACTCAACAAAACGCTGGCATTCTATCAAATTGATTTGGACTACCAGTTGAGCCTTTCGACGACCAAACAATGTCAACCCGATGTTTACCAAACCGTCGTCTCGTTGCCATCTTTAAAAGGCAACGAAGCATATCTACGAATGAGTTTTCCCAATAAAAAAAGCTTCATTCTCCGCAGTATGAACTTAATGATGTTCGCTACGGTCGTGATTTTGATTTTTGTAACAGTACTCCTATTACTTGTCAACTGGTCGTTGATGAAACAAAAACGTTTGCTACAAACCAACGTTGATTTTTTCAATAACATGGCCCATGAATTCCGAACTCCACTCAGCAATATCGGATTGGCAGTGAACATGTTATCCAAAAAGCACAGCGAACTGAAAGACAATCAATTAATAGATATCATCCGTCGCGAAAACAAGCAACTGCTGCACGAAGTAGAGCGGGTATTACAGTTGGCCAAAGTTGAAAATGGCGACTATGCCCTCGAAAAAGAACGCGTATCGGTAAGTCAGCTCCTTCAAAATGCCATTGATAGCTTGTCCATGCCGATTGCCGAGCGCCAAGCTACGCTCTTACTCGAAGATGTCCCTGACGACCTTTATATTTTTGGAGATAAACAACATTTGGGAAATGTTTTCCGCAATTTGCTTGATAACGCCCTCAAATACACCAAAGAACGTCCCTTGATTCGGATTTCGGTTCAAACCGACGATAAAGGCGTCATCGTAGCAGTTCAGGATAACGGCATTGGAATTCCGACAAACCAACGAGAAATGATTTTTGAGAAATTTCAACGCATTCATCACGGAGATAAGCACGCTGCCAAAGGTTTTGGGCTAGGGTTGGCCTACGTTAAAAGTATGATTGAACTGCACAACGGCTTTGTGCGGGTTAGTAGCGAAGAAAATCGTGGAAGTAAGTTTGAGGTATATCTCCCTACGGTATCAAACGAGGGTTTGACTAGGTCAGACGATAGTAAGACCGTGAAAAATCGTCAAAGTATGGTCTGA
- a CDS encoding bestrophin family protein, with protein sequence MHAGKRYSTAELLIWTRKNIFKFVILSVIPVLLYEYVNLQWLAVPWTVVALLGTATAFIVGFKNTQTYNRTWEARQIWGSILNSSRAWGVMARDFLDNPQQSKQLVYRHFAWLTALRYAMRDGRSWEAQSLQHNIEYQDKYYSVPEKQSSLESELEKYLSKDELSYIMGTKNKAAQLLSLQSKTIKELYRNHQIDSIQFVEMQRAIKDLYDQQGRSERIKNFPYPRQFATINTVFIRIFCILLPYGMLKDFDKLNETISGVLQGHMIWFVVPFSILICWMYTTLDQVGESTENPFEGSPNDVPISQMSRTIEIDMREMLGETDLPPAIQPQNNIVL encoded by the coding sequence ATGCACGCAGGAAAAAGATATTCAACCGCCGAACTTCTCATCTGGACCCGTAAAAACATCTTCAAATTCGTCATTCTGAGCGTCATACCTGTGCTTTTGTACGAATATGTAAATTTGCAATGGCTGGCTGTACCTTGGACAGTAGTAGCCTTGTTAGGTACCGCCACGGCCTTCATTGTGGGTTTTAAGAATACCCAAACCTACAACCGAACCTGGGAGGCGCGGCAAATTTGGGGTAGTATTCTCAACAGTAGCCGCGCGTGGGGCGTTATGGCACGCGATTTTTTGGATAATCCTCAACAGTCTAAACAACTGGTTTATCGGCATTTTGCTTGGCTAACTGCCTTGCGCTATGCCATGCGCGATGGCCGCTCGTGGGAAGCACAGTCGCTTCAACATAACATAGAGTACCAAGACAAATACTATTCTGTTCCTGAAAAACAAAGCTCGTTGGAAAGCGAATTGGAAAAGTACCTTTCGAAAGACGAACTTTCGTATATTATGGGTACTAAAAACAAGGCGGCTCAACTGCTGAGCTTACAAAGTAAAACCATCAAGGAGCTGTACCGCAACCACCAAATCGACAGCATTCAATTTGTTGAAATGCAACGCGCCATCAAGGATTTGTACGACCAGCAAGGCCGCAGCGAACGCATCAAAAACTTCCCCTATCCGCGTCAGTTTGCGACGATTAACACCGTTTTTATTCGGATTTTTTGCATTCTCCTCCCCTACGGAATGCTCAAAGATTTTGACAAACTCAACGAAACCATTTCGGGCGTGTTGCAAGGACACATGATTTGGTTTGTGGTGCCGTTTAGTATTCTGATTTGCTGGATGTACACCACGCTCGACCAAGTGGGTGAAAGTACCGAAAACCCATTTGAAGGAAGTCCCAACGACGTTCCGATTTCCCAAATGAGCCGAACCATCGAAATTGATATGCGGGAAATGCTTGGTGAAACTGACCTTCCGCCCGCCATTCAACCCCAAAACAACATTGTTTTATAG